A portion of the Gossypium arboreum isolate Shixiya-1 chromosome 8, ASM2569848v2, whole genome shotgun sequence genome contains these proteins:
- the LOC108470194 gene encoding uncharacterized protein LOC108470194 isoform X1 codes for MSALAGSRLSPVAATGEEFSMEFLKECVGTRGIPAIPDAAQIHEKRVGINQNQNQELMYQDLAQILGLKRMDSECVSDLSDFSSAQGSFRESENGSCVEKLSKCQKEDDDIGQVARKAFGELNCDRSHPNVSAPATTPTNVCDTPSSSNFGGQGASDGTQSGKMKLLCSFGGKILPRPSDGKLRYVGGETRIISIQKCLSWKELVRKTLDVFNQPHSIKYQLPGEDLDALISVSSDEDLQNMMEEFNGLEKLEGSQRLRIFLIPFGESENAPSLEASTIQQSNPDYHYMVAVNGMVDHSPKKNCGGQCLPSEGSQLGPALDHNPSFLKRCPTSLLPLETMSCFNALHPSQVFLDSQYTTRSLFTSPPISPLAFQRGDSNTVCAQAIGDNSGMESNSSFITGHLSSENCGIENPKYKQVQQVPPALMNYSLPYIKVDASQTCQPYEGQISNPDPSTNSASLSVLIKNNRDYNGISHERPISQAANPLNLLSASVDSMDSHPGMPHAFSDSKLQELGGRSGYYSQEGTSPSSPLNFATTRSASNVVQETLMQQQDSIGLMKSWAENDLSDSEATSDSIPDMLIFSPDPDASSRNKPIHKGADDGNDKCQTAKIDLSKSIFLTLNNYDTTILDASNSSDKIDPVLHQDEKFYEWRTPDSNMVCNEKLSNAECSRTSGVAIDSWKKDSQVSQKMVTSSLDIKDNIKYPQTLDKTTNDIIECCDFSGKVIVGQGSITSGTSNPEVTCLFPKTMEDIKDESLAGVLISDSLNGPLLVKPQQLQCVSSQKDISKEDMLISSINLYLSAVNIDSYLCSNVDKDDLQSMLQNPAKDAAPRRDFSLIDDDLNYPIQNAGKMAPIGSVHGNSIVEEFTFAQTETASVNQHQIQQDPVVIFEDEITSVPSRIEVSSAMVLPVDVTGSDIVSPIAKDLVDVIPESEFEDAAADDPDKDETFSDALIAEMEANSYGLQIIKDADLEELRELGSGTYGTVYHGKWRGTDVAIKRIKKSCFSGRSSEQDRLMKDFWREAQILSNLHHPNVVAFYGVVPDGIGGTLATVTEYMVNGSLRNVLTKKERSLDLHKRLTIAMGAAFGMEYLHAKNIVHFDLKCDNLLVNLRDPQRPICKVGDFGLSRIKRNTLVSGGVRGTLPWMAPELLNGSSTKVSEKVDVFSFGISMWEILTGEEPYADMHCGAIIGGIVKNTLRPPIPEHCDPEWRKLMEQCWSPDPESRPSFTEITNRLRSMSMLLKPKGPRNQPKQTRP; via the exons ATGTCTGCTCTCGCAGGCTCGAGATTGTCACCAGTTGCAGCC ACAGGTGAGGAATTCTCCATGGAGTTTCTTAAGGAATGTGTTGGCACAAGAGGGATTCCTGCTATACCAGATGCAGCTCAGATACATGAAAAGAGAGTTGGGATAAACCAAAACCAGAACCAAGAGCTGATGTATCAGGATTTAGCCCAAATTCTTGGGCTGAAAAGAATGGATTCTGAGTGCGTTTCTGATCTTTCTGATTTTTCTTCTGCGCAAGGGTCTTTTAGAGAGAGTGAAAATGGGTCTTGTGTTGAAAAATTAAGTAAATGCCAGAAGGAAGATGATGATATTGGACAAGTGGCAAGGAAGGCTTTCGGTGAATTGAATTGTGATAGGAGCCATCCGAATGTCTCTGCACCAGCTACTACACCCACTAATGTATGTGACACTCCTAGTTCCAGCAACTTTGGTGGGCAGGGAGCTTCTGATGGAACACAATCTGGGAAAATGAAACTTCTTTGCAGCTTTGGTGGAAAAATATTGCCCAGGCCTAGCGATGGCAAACTCAGATATGTTGGGGGAGAGACACGTATTATTTCCATTCAGAAATGTCTTTCTTGGAAGGAGCTTGTGAGGAAAACATTAGATGTTTTCAACCAACCTCATTCAATCAAGTACCAACTTCCAGGTGAGGATCTTGATGCCCTTATATCTGTTTCTTCTGATGAAGACCTTCAGAATATGATGGAGGAATTTAATGGGCTTGAAAAGCTTGAGGGTTCTCAAAGGCTGAGGATATTTTTGATTCCTTTTGGGGAGTCTGAAAATGCACCTTCCCTTGAGGCTAGCACCATTCAGCAGAGCAATCCTGATTACCATTACATGGTAGCTGTTAATGGGATGGTAGATCATAGTCCTAAGAAAAATTGTGGTGGGCAGTGTTTACCCAGCGAAGGAAGTCAACTAGGACCTGCTTTGGATCATAACCCTAGTTTTTTAAAAAGGTGTCCAACTTCATTACTCCCTTTGGAGACTATGAGTTGTTTCAATGCCTTGCATCCATCTCAAGTTTTCCTTGATTCCCAGTATACAACCAGATCCCTATTTACATCTCCACCTATTTCTCCTCTAGCTTTCCAGCGTGGAGATTCAAACACTGTTTGTGCACAAGCAATTGGTGATAACTCCGGGATGGAAAGCAACAGCTCCTTCATTACAGGACACTTAAGTTCTGAGAACTGTGGAATAGAAAATCCTAAATACAAGCAAGTTCAACAGGTTCCACCAGCTTTGATGAATTATAGTCTCCCTTACATAAAGGTTGATGCCAGCCAAACATGCCAACCATATGAAGGGCAGATATCAAACCCTGATCCCAGCACAAATTCCGCTTCCCTTtcagttttaattaaaaataatagggATTACAATGGTATCTCACATGAGAGGCCTATCTCACAAGCTGCCAATCCATTGAACCTGTTGTCAGCATCTGTTGATTCCATGGACTCTCACCCAGGCATGCCACATGCATTTTCAGATTCAAAGTTGCAGGAACTTGGAGGAAGGTCTGGTTACTATTCACAAGAAGGAACTAGCCCATCTTCCCCTTTAAATTTTGCAACAACTCGATCAGCTTCAAATGTAGTGCAGGAAACGTTGATGCAACAACAAGATAGTATTGGTCTAATGAAGTCCTGGGCAGAAAATGATTTGTCAGATAGTGAAGCTACATCAGACTCAATACCGGATATGTTGATTTTTTCTCCAGATCCTGACGCTTCATCCAGGAATAAACCTATTCATAAGGGGGCTGATGATGGTAATGACAAGTGCCAAACAGCTAAAATTGATTTGAGTAAATCCATTTTCCTGACACTTAACAACTATGATACTACAATCTTGGATGCCAGTAACAGCTCTGATAAAATTGATCCAGTTTTGCATCAAGATGAAAAGTTTTATGAGTGGAGAACCCCTGACAGCAATATGGTATGCAACGAAAAATTATCTAATGCAGAATGCAGCCGAACTTCTGGTGTTGCTATTGATAGTTGGAAAAAAGATTCACAAGTCTCTCAGAAGATGGTCACTTCATCCTTGGATATTAAGGATAACATAAAGTATCCACAGACCTTGGACAAAACCACAAATGATataattgaatgttgtgatttcAGTGGGAAAGTAATTGTTGGACAAGGGAGCATTACTTCAGGCACCAGCAACCCTGAAGTCACATGCTTATTTCCAAAGACCATGGAAGACATAAAAGATGAGAGTTTGGCGGGTGTTCTTATCTCTGATTCATTGAATGGCCCATTGTTGGTTAAACCGCAACAATTGCAGTGTGTTTCAAGTCAGAAGGATATATCTAAAGAAGATATGCTGATCAGTTCAATCAATTTGTACCTATCTGCAGTTAATATTGATTCTTATCTGTGCTCAAACGTGGACAAGGATGACCTTCAGTCTATGTTACAGAATCCAGCAAAGGATGCAGCTCCTAGGAGAGACTTTTCTCTCATTGATGATGACCTTAATTATCCCATCCAAAATGCTGGGAAGATGGCCCCCATAGGATCTGTGCATGGGAATTCAATTGTAGAAGAGTTTACATTTGCTCAGACAGAAACCGCAAGCGTGAACCAACATCAAATCCAGCAAGATCCAGTAGTTATTTTTGAAGATGAGATCACAAGTGTGCCTTCTAGGATTGAAGTTTCATCTGCAATGGTCCTACCTGTGGATGTGACTGGCAGTGATATTGTTTCTCCTATTGCTAAAGATTTGGTGGATGTCATTCCAGAATCTGAGTTTGAG GATGCTGCAGCTGATGACCCAGACAAGGATGAGACATTCAGTGATGCTCTGATAGCTGAAATGGAAGCCAACAGCTATGGCTTGCAG ATTATAAAAGATGCTGATCTCGAAGAACTAAGGGAGCTAGGATCTGGAACGTATGGAACTGTTTATCATGGAAAATGGAGGGGAACAGATGTTGCTATAAAGAGAATAAAGAAAAGTTGCTTTTCTGGGAGATCATCAGAACAAGATCGACTG ATGAAAGACTTCTGGAGAGAAGCACAGATCCTCTCAAATCTGCATCATCCAAATGTAGTTGCATTTTATGGAGTAGTACCAGATGGAATTGGAGGAACCTTGGCAACAGTAACTGAATATATGGTGAATGGATCCCTTAGGAATGTCCTAACAAAGAAGGAAAG ATCACTTGATCTTCACAAAAGGCTCACAATTGCCATGGGTGCAGCTTTTGGCATGGAATACTTGCACGCCAAAAACATTGTCCATTTTGATCTGAAATGTGACAATTTGCTTGTCAATCTAAGGGACCCACAACGACCCATATGCAAG GTTGGAGATTTTGGATTATCAAGAATCAAGCGCAATACTCTAGTTTCTGGAGGTGTGCGAGGAACTCTCCCATGGATGGCACCAGAACTGCTAAATGGTAGCAGCACCAAGGTTTCTGAAAAG GTTGATGTTTTCTCATTTGGAATTTCAATGTGGGAAATCTTGACCGGGGAGGAGCCATATGCCGATATGCATTGCGGTGCCATTATTG GGGGGATAGTGAAGAACACTCTTCGACCTCCTATTCCAGAACATTGTGATCCCGAGTGGAGAAAGCTGATGGAACAATGCTGGTCTCCTGATCCTGAATCAAGGCCATCATTTACAGAGATAACAAACAGGCTGCGATCCATGTCTATGTTGCTTAAACCCAAGGGACCTCGCAATCAACCGAAACAAACAAGGCCATAA
- the LOC108470194 gene encoding uncharacterized protein LOC108470194 isoform X2, whose protein sequence is MDFMKHINFLTGEEFSMEFLKECVGTRGIPAIPDAAQIHEKRVGINQNQNQELMYQDLAQILGLKRMDSECVSDLSDFSSAQGSFRESENGSCVEKLSKCQKEDDDIGQVARKAFGELNCDRSHPNVSAPATTPTNVCDTPSSSNFGGQGASDGTQSGKMKLLCSFGGKILPRPSDGKLRYVGGETRIISIQKCLSWKELVRKTLDVFNQPHSIKYQLPGEDLDALISVSSDEDLQNMMEEFNGLEKLEGSQRLRIFLIPFGESENAPSLEASTIQQSNPDYHYMVAVNGMVDHSPKKNCGGQCLPSEGSQLGPALDHNPSFLKRCPTSLLPLETMSCFNALHPSQVFLDSQYTTRSLFTSPPISPLAFQRGDSNTVCAQAIGDNSGMESNSSFITGHLSSENCGIENPKYKQVQQVPPALMNYSLPYIKVDASQTCQPYEGQISNPDPSTNSASLSVLIKNNRDYNGISHERPISQAANPLNLLSASVDSMDSHPGMPHAFSDSKLQELGGRSGYYSQEGTSPSSPLNFATTRSASNVVQETLMQQQDSIGLMKSWAENDLSDSEATSDSIPDMLIFSPDPDASSRNKPIHKGADDGNDKCQTAKIDLSKSIFLTLNNYDTTILDASNSSDKIDPVLHQDEKFYEWRTPDSNMVCNEKLSNAECSRTSGVAIDSWKKDSQVSQKMVTSSLDIKDNIKYPQTLDKTTNDIIECCDFSGKVIVGQGSITSGTSNPEVTCLFPKTMEDIKDESLAGVLISDSLNGPLLVKPQQLQCVSSQKDISKEDMLISSINLYLSAVNIDSYLCSNVDKDDLQSMLQNPAKDAAPRRDFSLIDDDLNYPIQNAGKMAPIGSVHGNSIVEEFTFAQTETASVNQHQIQQDPVVIFEDEITSVPSRIEVSSAMVLPVDVTGSDIVSPIAKDLVDVIPESEFEDAAADDPDKDETFSDALIAEMEANSYGLQIIKDADLEELRELGSGTYGTVYHGKWRGTDVAIKRIKKSCFSGRSSEQDRLMKDFWREAQILSNLHHPNVVAFYGVVPDGIGGTLATVTEYMVNGSLRNVLTKKERSLDLHKRLTIAMGAAFGMEYLHAKNIVHFDLKCDNLLVNLRDPQRPICKVGDFGLSRIKRNTLVSGGVRGTLPWMAPELLNGSSTKVSEKVDVFSFGISMWEILTGEEPYADMHCGAIIGGIVKNTLRPPIPEHCDPEWRKLMEQCWSPDPESRPSFTEITNRLRSMSMLLKPKGPRNQPKQTRP, encoded by the exons ATGGATTTTATGAAGCACATAAATTTTCTG ACAGGTGAGGAATTCTCCATGGAGTTTCTTAAGGAATGTGTTGGCACAAGAGGGATTCCTGCTATACCAGATGCAGCTCAGATACATGAAAAGAGAGTTGGGATAAACCAAAACCAGAACCAAGAGCTGATGTATCAGGATTTAGCCCAAATTCTTGGGCTGAAAAGAATGGATTCTGAGTGCGTTTCTGATCTTTCTGATTTTTCTTCTGCGCAAGGGTCTTTTAGAGAGAGTGAAAATGGGTCTTGTGTTGAAAAATTAAGTAAATGCCAGAAGGAAGATGATGATATTGGACAAGTGGCAAGGAAGGCTTTCGGTGAATTGAATTGTGATAGGAGCCATCCGAATGTCTCTGCACCAGCTACTACACCCACTAATGTATGTGACACTCCTAGTTCCAGCAACTTTGGTGGGCAGGGAGCTTCTGATGGAACACAATCTGGGAAAATGAAACTTCTTTGCAGCTTTGGTGGAAAAATATTGCCCAGGCCTAGCGATGGCAAACTCAGATATGTTGGGGGAGAGACACGTATTATTTCCATTCAGAAATGTCTTTCTTGGAAGGAGCTTGTGAGGAAAACATTAGATGTTTTCAACCAACCTCATTCAATCAAGTACCAACTTCCAGGTGAGGATCTTGATGCCCTTATATCTGTTTCTTCTGATGAAGACCTTCAGAATATGATGGAGGAATTTAATGGGCTTGAAAAGCTTGAGGGTTCTCAAAGGCTGAGGATATTTTTGATTCCTTTTGGGGAGTCTGAAAATGCACCTTCCCTTGAGGCTAGCACCATTCAGCAGAGCAATCCTGATTACCATTACATGGTAGCTGTTAATGGGATGGTAGATCATAGTCCTAAGAAAAATTGTGGTGGGCAGTGTTTACCCAGCGAAGGAAGTCAACTAGGACCTGCTTTGGATCATAACCCTAGTTTTTTAAAAAGGTGTCCAACTTCATTACTCCCTTTGGAGACTATGAGTTGTTTCAATGCCTTGCATCCATCTCAAGTTTTCCTTGATTCCCAGTATACAACCAGATCCCTATTTACATCTCCACCTATTTCTCCTCTAGCTTTCCAGCGTGGAGATTCAAACACTGTTTGTGCACAAGCAATTGGTGATAACTCCGGGATGGAAAGCAACAGCTCCTTCATTACAGGACACTTAAGTTCTGAGAACTGTGGAATAGAAAATCCTAAATACAAGCAAGTTCAACAGGTTCCACCAGCTTTGATGAATTATAGTCTCCCTTACATAAAGGTTGATGCCAGCCAAACATGCCAACCATATGAAGGGCAGATATCAAACCCTGATCCCAGCACAAATTCCGCTTCCCTTtcagttttaattaaaaataatagggATTACAATGGTATCTCACATGAGAGGCCTATCTCACAAGCTGCCAATCCATTGAACCTGTTGTCAGCATCTGTTGATTCCATGGACTCTCACCCAGGCATGCCACATGCATTTTCAGATTCAAAGTTGCAGGAACTTGGAGGAAGGTCTGGTTACTATTCACAAGAAGGAACTAGCCCATCTTCCCCTTTAAATTTTGCAACAACTCGATCAGCTTCAAATGTAGTGCAGGAAACGTTGATGCAACAACAAGATAGTATTGGTCTAATGAAGTCCTGGGCAGAAAATGATTTGTCAGATAGTGAAGCTACATCAGACTCAATACCGGATATGTTGATTTTTTCTCCAGATCCTGACGCTTCATCCAGGAATAAACCTATTCATAAGGGGGCTGATGATGGTAATGACAAGTGCCAAACAGCTAAAATTGATTTGAGTAAATCCATTTTCCTGACACTTAACAACTATGATACTACAATCTTGGATGCCAGTAACAGCTCTGATAAAATTGATCCAGTTTTGCATCAAGATGAAAAGTTTTATGAGTGGAGAACCCCTGACAGCAATATGGTATGCAACGAAAAATTATCTAATGCAGAATGCAGCCGAACTTCTGGTGTTGCTATTGATAGTTGGAAAAAAGATTCACAAGTCTCTCAGAAGATGGTCACTTCATCCTTGGATATTAAGGATAACATAAAGTATCCACAGACCTTGGACAAAACCACAAATGATataattgaatgttgtgatttcAGTGGGAAAGTAATTGTTGGACAAGGGAGCATTACTTCAGGCACCAGCAACCCTGAAGTCACATGCTTATTTCCAAAGACCATGGAAGACATAAAAGATGAGAGTTTGGCGGGTGTTCTTATCTCTGATTCATTGAATGGCCCATTGTTGGTTAAACCGCAACAATTGCAGTGTGTTTCAAGTCAGAAGGATATATCTAAAGAAGATATGCTGATCAGTTCAATCAATTTGTACCTATCTGCAGTTAATATTGATTCTTATCTGTGCTCAAACGTGGACAAGGATGACCTTCAGTCTATGTTACAGAATCCAGCAAAGGATGCAGCTCCTAGGAGAGACTTTTCTCTCATTGATGATGACCTTAATTATCCCATCCAAAATGCTGGGAAGATGGCCCCCATAGGATCTGTGCATGGGAATTCAATTGTAGAAGAGTTTACATTTGCTCAGACAGAAACCGCAAGCGTGAACCAACATCAAATCCAGCAAGATCCAGTAGTTATTTTTGAAGATGAGATCACAAGTGTGCCTTCTAGGATTGAAGTTTCATCTGCAATGGTCCTACCTGTGGATGTGACTGGCAGTGATATTGTTTCTCCTATTGCTAAAGATTTGGTGGATGTCATTCCAGAATCTGAGTTTGAG GATGCTGCAGCTGATGACCCAGACAAGGATGAGACATTCAGTGATGCTCTGATAGCTGAAATGGAAGCCAACAGCTATGGCTTGCAG ATTATAAAAGATGCTGATCTCGAAGAACTAAGGGAGCTAGGATCTGGAACGTATGGAACTGTTTATCATGGAAAATGGAGGGGAACAGATGTTGCTATAAAGAGAATAAAGAAAAGTTGCTTTTCTGGGAGATCATCAGAACAAGATCGACTG ATGAAAGACTTCTGGAGAGAAGCACAGATCCTCTCAAATCTGCATCATCCAAATGTAGTTGCATTTTATGGAGTAGTACCAGATGGAATTGGAGGAACCTTGGCAACAGTAACTGAATATATGGTGAATGGATCCCTTAGGAATGTCCTAACAAAGAAGGAAAG ATCACTTGATCTTCACAAAAGGCTCACAATTGCCATGGGTGCAGCTTTTGGCATGGAATACTTGCACGCCAAAAACATTGTCCATTTTGATCTGAAATGTGACAATTTGCTTGTCAATCTAAGGGACCCACAACGACCCATATGCAAG GTTGGAGATTTTGGATTATCAAGAATCAAGCGCAATACTCTAGTTTCTGGAGGTGTGCGAGGAACTCTCCCATGGATGGCACCAGAACTGCTAAATGGTAGCAGCACCAAGGTTTCTGAAAAG GTTGATGTTTTCTCATTTGGAATTTCAATGTGGGAAATCTTGACCGGGGAGGAGCCATATGCCGATATGCATTGCGGTGCCATTATTG GGGGGATAGTGAAGAACACTCTTCGACCTCCTATTCCAGAACATTGTGATCCCGAGTGGAGAAAGCTGATGGAACAATGCTGGTCTCCTGATCCTGAATCAAGGCCATCATTTACAGAGATAACAAACAGGCTGCGATCCATGTCTATGTTGCTTAAACCCAAGGGACCTCGCAATCAACCGAAACAAACAAGGCCATAA